In Wolinella succinogenes DSM 1740, a single genomic region encodes these proteins:
- a CDS encoding peptidase U32 family protein: protein MQRAELLSPAGNFEKLKIAIEYGADAVYGGVSHFSLRNRSGKEFDIESFSEGIAYAHERGKRVYVTINGFPFNSQLKLLERHIAQMAELGPDAFIVAAPGVIKMAKRVAPQIPLHLSTQANVLNVMDAEVFYEMGVKRIVAAREMSLKDAQEIKRALPDLEIEIFIHGSMCFAFSGRCLISALQHGRVPNRGSCANDCRFDYEYYVKNPDTGVMLRLEEEEGVGTHIFNAKDLNLSSHIGEILETGAISALKIEGRTKSNYYAGITARTYRKAIDDFYAGCFRSELYGAELDTLKNRGFTDGYLIHRPFQRLDTQNHETAISEGSFQVSGEVREDGRTFFCKFTIKPSEEHEIVVPLGARVSPSKSEIGEIYEREGRFFISFDKILTESGKELPAVHSGNTNAICLPSALPPFSFLRIQEEVV from the coding sequence ATCCAAAGAGCCGAACTTCTCTCACCCGCGGGCAATTTTGAAAAGCTGAAGATTGCCATAGAGTATGGGGCGGATGCGGTCTATGGAGGGGTGAGTCACTTCTCCTTGCGTAATCGTTCTGGTAAAGAGTTTGATATTGAGAGCTTTTCAGAGGGGATTGCTTACGCTCATGAGCGCGGGAAGCGCGTCTATGTGACGATCAACGGATTCCCTTTCAATTCTCAGCTAAAGCTTTTAGAGCGCCACATTGCCCAAATGGCAGAGCTTGGGCCTGATGCCTTTATCGTGGCTGCTCCTGGCGTGATTAAGATGGCCAAGCGCGTAGCCCCTCAAATCCCCTTGCACCTCTCCACTCAGGCCAATGTGCTCAATGTGATGGACGCAGAGGTCTTTTATGAGATGGGCGTGAAACGCATCGTTGCAGCCAGGGAGATGAGTCTCAAGGATGCCCAAGAGATCAAGCGTGCTCTCCCCGATCTAGAGATTGAGATTTTCATCCATGGGAGTATGTGCTTTGCCTTTTCGGGAAGATGCCTCATTAGCGCTCTCCAACACGGCCGCGTTCCTAATCGAGGGAGTTGCGCCAATGACTGCCGCTTTGATTATGAATACTATGTCAAGAATCCCGATACGGGCGTGATGCTCCGTCTAGAAGAAGAAGAGGGTGTGGGGACGCACATCTTTAATGCCAAAGACCTTAATCTCTCCTCTCACATAGGAGAGATACTAGAGACAGGAGCGATCAGTGCTCTCAAGATCGAGGGGCGGACAAAATCCAACTACTACGCAGGAATCACCGCGCGCACCTACAGGAAAGCGATTGATGATTTTTACGCGGGCTGCTTTAGGAGTGAGCTTTATGGAGCGGAGCTTGATACATTGAAGAATCGAGGCTTCACCGATGGCTACCTGATTCATCGTCCTTTTCAGCGCCTAGACACCCAAAATCACGAAACCGCTATCAGCGAGGGAAGTTTTCAGGTGAGTGGCGAGGTGAGAGAGGATGGGCGCACCTTCTTTTGTAAATTCACGATCAAGCCTAGCGAAGAGCATGAGATTGTCGTCCCATTAGGGGCTAGAGTCTCACCCTCTAAAAGTGAGATCGGCGAGATTTATGAGCGTGAGGGGCGATTCTTTATCTCCTTTGACAAGATTTTGACAGAGAGTGGCAAAGAGCTCCCCGCGGTCCACAGCGGCAACACCAATGCGATCTGTTTGCCAAGCGCTCTTCCGCCGTTTAGTTTCTTAAGAATCCAAGAGGAGGTAGTTTAA
- the glyQ gene encoding glycine--tRNA ligase subunit alpha, whose protein sequence is MITFSDLLLKLQTFWKEQGCLIVQPYDIPAGAGTFHPATLLRSLDSKPWSVAYVAPSRRPTDGRYGENPNRLGSYYQFQVIIKPSPDNIQELYLKSLEYLGLNLKEHDIRFVEDNWESPTLGAWGLGWEVWLDGMEVTQFTYFQQVGGIACDPVAVEITYGTERLAMYLQEVENVFDIEWSQGVSYADVHLEGEYEFSKYHFEVADTQRLLTLFEEAQGESKRCLEALLPLPAYDWTMLSSHMFNVLDARKAISATERQNYILKIRELAKGCAELYKGQEEEREARLARAKNR, encoded by the coding sequence ATGATTACATTCTCCGATCTTCTGCTAAAACTCCAGACATTCTGGAAAGAGCAAGGTTGTCTGATCGTCCAACCCTATGATATTCCTGCGGGTGCGGGGACTTTTCACCCTGCGACTCTTTTAAGGAGTCTTGATTCTAAGCCGTGGAGTGTCGCCTATGTTGCTCCAAGTCGCCGTCCCACCGATGGTCGATATGGTGAGAATCCCAACCGTCTAGGAAGCTACTACCAGTTTCAGGTGATCATCAAGCCTAGCCCCGACAATATCCAAGAGCTCTACCTCAAAAGCCTTGAATATCTTGGGCTCAACCTCAAAGAGCACGATATTCGGTTTGTAGAAGACAACTGGGAATCTCCAACGCTCGGTGCGTGGGGGCTTGGCTGGGAGGTTTGGCTCGATGGGATGGAGGTGACGCAGTTCACCTATTTTCAGCAGGTTGGCGGAATCGCTTGCGACCCTGTGGCGGTGGAGATCACTTATGGGACAGAGCGGCTAGCCATGTATCTGCAAGAGGTAGAGAATGTCTTTGATATAGAGTGGAGCCAAGGGGTAAGCTATGCGGATGTTCACTTAGAGGGCGAGTATGAGTTTTCTAAATACCACTTTGAGGTGGCGGATACGCAGCGCCTCTTGACTCTTTTTGAAGAGGCGCAAGGGGAATCAAAGCGTTGTCTTGAGGCGCTTCTGCCTCTGCCAGCGTATGATTGGACGATGCTATCAAGCCATATGTTCAATGTCCTTGACGCTAGGAAGGCGATTTCAGCCACGGAGCGACAAAACTACATCCTCAAAATTCGAGAGCTTGCCAAAGGGTGCGCGGAGCTCTACAAGGGCCAAGAAGAGGAGCGAGAAGCGAGGCTAGCGCGTGCCAAAAATCGCTGA
- the waaA gene encoding lipid IV(A) 3-deoxy-D-manno-octulosonic acid transferase, translating into MGKPLFRGFYKGLSLLLYLLSLPFLLFLITKPKYRRSIPARFFLFKNPRIKECDVWIHACSLGEVKSLEPLMRELRGERVLLSVITATGLDEAKRLYPWARVTFLPFEPFLGFWAPRCKSLVVVEAELWFSLFESAKKKGAKTMLLNARISDRSYPRYLRFRFFYERLFEWVDELFAQREEDRERLLALGAKEVSVKGNLKLLSTPVPKQLLPKPPKPLIVAASTHEGEEEMILEAVASLSYPFYLAIVPRHPERFDSVWKLLERWSARENRSIIRRSQQSQWWSAEVTLVDSMGELIDLYAIAEGVILGGAFVPVGGHNPLEPAYFGCKILSGIHIHNQFALFENIEGYYLMEPRELLEYLERLPALPRSFVKGEMGPKPLLDAILHYKKECEIDGKSL; encoded by the coding sequence ATGGGAAAGCCTCTTTTTAGAGGATTTTACAAGGGGCTTTCCCTCCTCTTGTATCTTCTATCTCTCCCCTTTCTTCTCTTTCTTATCACTAAACCTAAATACCGTCGCTCTATCCCCGCGCGCTTTTTTCTTTTCAAAAACCCTAGGATTAAAGAGTGTGATGTTTGGATACACGCCTGCTCTTTGGGCGAGGTGAAGTCGCTAGAACCCCTCATGCGTGAGCTTCGGGGCGAGCGAGTGCTCCTTAGCGTCATCACAGCGACAGGCTTGGATGAGGCCAAGAGGCTCTACCCTTGGGCGAGGGTCACCTTTTTGCCTTTTGAGCCCTTTTTGGGTTTTTGGGCACCTAGGTGCAAGAGCTTGGTGGTGGTGGAGGCGGAACTCTGGTTTTCACTCTTTGAATCGGCTAAGAAAAAAGGAGCCAAAACGATGCTCCTCAACGCTCGAATCTCCGATCGCTCCTATCCTCGCTATCTTCGATTCCGCTTCTTTTACGAGAGGCTTTTTGAGTGGGTCGATGAGCTTTTTGCCCAAAGAGAAGAGGATAGAGAGCGACTCTTGGCTTTGGGCGCCAAAGAGGTGAGTGTGAAGGGGAATCTAAAGCTCCTCTCCACTCCTGTTCCCAAGCAGCTCCTTCCCAAGCCTCCCAAGCCTCTTATCGTGGCGGCGAGTACGCACGAGGGCGAAGAGGAGATGATCCTTGAGGCGGTGGCCTCTTTGAGCTACCCCTTTTATCTAGCGATCGTTCCTAGGCACCCTGAGCGATTTGATTCGGTTTGGAAGCTTCTAGAGCGATGGAGTGCGCGGGAGAATCGAAGCATCATTCGGCGAAGCCAGCAGAGCCAGTGGTGGAGTGCTGAGGTGACTTTAGTCGATTCCATGGGAGAGCTTATCGATCTTTATGCCATAGCCGAGGGAGTGATCTTGGGTGGGGCATTTGTTCCTGTGGGGGGGCATAATCCGCTAGAGCCCGCCTACTTTGGTTGCAAAATTTTGAGCGGAATTCACATCCATAACCAGTTTGCTCTCTTTGAAAACATTGAGGGTTATTATTTGATGGAGCCTCGCGAGCTCTTGGAGTATCTAGAGCGTCTGCCTGCTCTCCCTCGCTCTTTTGTTAAGGGTGAAATGGGACCAAAGCCGCTACTTGATGCGATTCTTCACTATAAAAAGGAGTGTGAAATCGATGGAAAAAGCCTATAA
- the glnA gene encoding type I glutamate--ammonia ligase — MADQSKVKEFFRFCQENEVEFVDFRFTDIKGVWHHVSYSMASIDEESFNGLPFDGSSIPAWQPINRSDMQLIPDPVSYFLDPFTADTTVVVFCDVWDIYKNQPYEKCPRSIAKKALKYLESTGLGDVAYFGPENEFFVFDSIKIQDSINCQSYEVDVEEGTWNSNRAYENGYNLGHRPGTKGGYFPVAPVDSMVDIRAEMVKVLNQVGLETFVVHHEVAQGQGEIGVRFGDLIKAADNVQKLKYVVKMVAHMNGKTATFMPKPLYGDNGSGMHTHISIWNKGENTFAGDAYQGLSETALHFVGGVLNHAKSAAAFTNASTNSYKRLIPGFEAPSILTYSAQNRSASVRIPYVQGAKAKRVEFRFPDSSANPYLAFSALLMAGIDGIQTKANPGEPMEMDLFELSLDEIREKGIKQMPHTLRSAVENMLADKDYLKKGDVFSEDFLQTYKAYKFETEIWPWEARPHPFEFISTYSC, encoded by the coding sequence ATGGCTGATCAATCCAAAGTGAAAGAGTTTTTCCGTTTTTGTCAGGAAAATGAAGTGGAGTTTGTGGATTTCCGCTTCACCGACATCAAGGGAGTGTGGCATCATGTGAGCTACTCCATGGCCTCAATTGATGAGGAGAGCTTCAATGGTCTTCCTTTTGATGGTAGCTCCATCCCTGCATGGCAGCCCATCAACCGATCGGATATGCAACTCATCCCCGATCCTGTCTCCTACTTCCTCGACCCCTTCACAGCGGACACCACCGTGGTCGTATTCTGTGATGTTTGGGATATTTACAAAAATCAACCCTACGAGAAATGCCCCCGAAGTATCGCCAAAAAAGCGCTTAAATACCTCGAAAGCACTGGTCTTGGTGATGTAGCTTACTTTGGACCTGAGAATGAGTTTTTTGTATTTGACTCCATCAAAATCCAAGATTCCATCAACTGCCAATCCTACGAAGTGGATGTTGAAGAGGGTACATGGAACAGCAATCGCGCCTATGAGAATGGTTACAACCTCGGACACCGACCTGGAACCAAGGGTGGCTATTTCCCCGTTGCTCCCGTTGATTCTATGGTTGACATCCGCGCTGAAATGGTCAAAGTCCTCAATCAAGTCGGCCTAGAGACATTCGTGGTTCACCACGAAGTAGCCCAAGGGCAAGGCGAGATCGGAGTTCGATTTGGAGATCTCATCAAGGCTGCTGACAATGTCCAAAAGCTCAAATATGTTGTCAAGATGGTCGCTCACATGAATGGTAAAACCGCCACTTTCATGCCCAAGCCCCTCTATGGAGACAATGGTAGCGGTATGCACACCCACATCAGCATCTGGAACAAGGGCGAAAACACCTTCGCTGGCGATGCCTACCAAGGCCTAAGCGAAACCGCTCTTCACTTTGTAGGGGGCGTCCTCAACCATGCCAAGAGTGCGGCGGCTTTCACTAACGCCTCCACCAACTCCTACAAGCGACTTATCCCTGGCTTTGAAGCACCCAGCATTCTCACCTACTCCGCTCAAAACCGAAGCGCTAGCGTGAGAATCCCCTACGTTCAAGGCGCCAAAGCCAAGCGTGTTGAGTTCCGATTCCCCGATAGCTCGGCCAACCCCTACCTCGCTTTCTCAGCACTTCTTATGGCAGGAATCGATGGCATCCAGACCAAAGCCAACCCTGGAGAGCCTATGGAAATGGATCTCTTTGAGCTCTCTTTGGACGAAATCAGAGAGAAGGGAATCAAGCAGATGCCCCACACTTTGCGAAGCGCTGTTGAAAATATGCTCGCGGACAAAGATTATCTCAAAAAAGGCGATGTATTCTCTGAGGATTTCCTTCAAACCTATAAAGCCTATAAGTTTGAGACTGAAATTTGGCCATGGGAAGCAAGACCCCATCCTTTTGAGTTCATCTCTACCTACTCTTGCTAA
- a CDS encoding methyl-accepting chemotaxis protein: MFLKSFRAKAIFTLFVFFSVGTLGLYLFLSHDYERMSQKNANKSLMMLSDSIFQTLRLSMNFGDREIVAGVIHDAKGIDGVKSIEVYKSEEVISFFGLNDTFTNKPEIKQIFEKKNQEINEVYEGNEHLIRLLKPLKADESCLSCHATSKEGEVLGVMDLELSLNETDHEIMSSKRSILLSMITAVVFGMLGLWIFFTKELITPLNNLILMASDLAMGEGDLTKRLKIKSEDEVGRASKFINTFIEKIQSTVAITKETSGQNLDMGNELKKNSTVLAKNSKEQLAFIESIETLTKEIGRNLDITEEYAVSTTQDLDLTRKTLEGFASHLSEVVEMIARDSSNQGQLVEKIHSLIAQANQIKEVLTVIADIADQTNLLALNAAIEAARAGEHGRGFAVVADEVRKLAERTQKSLSEIRATTNVITQSIDDVSEEIKNASSDIMEVSNRASTLIESANETREKLDHTMETSSSVVQKSTLIATRTKELIEMMGRIVLLSEDTKEVGEGLDRIAKGIVDKTIELDKELSRFKV; encoded by the coding sequence GTGTTTCTGAAGTCTTTTCGTGCCAAGGCCATTTTCACGCTTTTTGTCTTTTTTTCCGTTGGAACCTTAGGGCTCTACCTCTTTCTCTCGCATGATTATGAGCGAATGTCCCAGAAAAATGCCAACAAGTCTCTTATGATGCTGAGTGATTCGATTTTTCAGACGCTAAGACTCAGCATGAACTTTGGTGATCGAGAGATTGTGGCAGGTGTGATTCATGACGCCAAGGGAATTGATGGGGTTAAATCTATAGAGGTTTATAAATCCGAAGAGGTGATCTCCTTTTTTGGGCTCAATGACACCTTTACCAATAAGCCCGAAATCAAGCAAATCTTTGAAAAAAAGAATCAAGAGATCAACGAGGTCTATGAGGGCAATGAACATCTCATCCGACTCCTTAAACCGCTCAAGGCGGATGAGAGTTGCCTCTCCTGTCATGCCACTTCCAAAGAGGGAGAGGTGCTTGGGGTGATGGACTTGGAGCTCTCTCTTAATGAGACCGACCATGAGATCATGAGCTCCAAACGCTCGATTCTCCTTTCGATGATCACGGCCGTAGTCTTTGGAATGCTTGGTCTTTGGATATTTTTCACCAAAGAGCTTATCACTCCGCTCAACAACCTTATCCTTATGGCATCGGATTTGGCGATGGGAGAGGGGGATCTCACGAAGCGCCTCAAAATCAAGAGCGAGGATGAGGTGGGGCGAGCTTCCAAGTTTATCAACACCTTTATCGAAAAGATTCAAAGCACCGTTGCCATCACCAAAGAGACCTCGGGGCAAAATCTTGATATGGGTAATGAGCTAAAGAAAAACTCCACTGTTTTGGCCAAGAACTCTAAAGAGCAGCTCGCTTTCATTGAATCGATAGAGACCCTCACCAAAGAGATCGGCCGAAATCTTGATATCACCGAGGAGTATGCCGTCTCCACCACCCAAGACCTCGATTTGACGCGTAAAACCTTAGAGGGCTTTGCTTCCCATCTCTCCGAAGTGGTTGAGATGATCGCTAGAGACAGCTCTAATCAGGGGCAGCTGGTGGAGAAAATTCACTCCCTTATCGCTCAGGCCAATCAGATCAAAGAGGTGCTCACCGTCATTGCCGATATCGCTGATCAGACGAATCTTCTTGCGCTCAACGCGGCCATTGAAGCGGCTAGAGCGGGGGAACATGGCCGAGGCTTTGCCGTGGTGGCCGATGAGGTGAGAAAGCTGGCCGAGCGCACTCAAAAGAGCCTGAGTGAGATTCGTGCCACCACCAATGTGATCACGCAGAGCATTGATGATGTGAGCGAGGAGATTAAAAATGCCTCCAGTGACATCATGGAGGTCTCTAATCGAGCCTCTACACTGATTGAGAGTGCCAATGAGACGCGAGAAAAGCTTGATCATACAATGGAGACCTCTTCTAGTGTCGTCCAGAAAAGCACCCTTATTGCCACACGCACCAAAGAGCTCATCGAGATGATGGGTCGAATCGTTCTGCTCTCTGAGGACACCAAAGAGGTGGGCGAGGGACTCGATCGTATTGCCAAAGGAATCGTGGATAAGACCATTGAGCTAGATAAAGAGCTATCGCGCTTCAAGGTCTAA
- the purE gene encoding 5-(carboxyamino)imidazole ribonucleotide mutase yields the protein MQFVSILMGSKSDAEVMRECAEIFKKFDVPYEMIISSAHRSPVRTKEYVLEAEARGAKVFIAAAGMAAHLAGAISSMTTKPVIGVPMGGGTLGGLDALLSTVQMPSGMPVGTVAIGKTGAVNSAYLAMQILALGNDELAGKLKEDRVMKAKNVELDSAEIEVLL from the coding sequence ATGCAGTTTGTGTCGATTCTAATGGGCAGTAAGTCCGATGCCGAGGTGATGAGAGAGTGTGCGGAGATTTTCAAAAAATTTGATGTTCCCTATGAGATGATCATCAGCTCCGCCCACCGAAGTCCTGTGCGCACCAAAGAGTATGTGCTGGAAGCTGAGGCCAGGGGAGCAAAAGTCTTTATCGCTGCTGCGGGCATGGCGGCTCACTTGGCGGGAGCCATCTCCTCTATGACCACCAAGCCCGTGATTGGTGTGCCCATGGGCGGAGGGACGCTTGGAGGATTGGATGCGCTACTCTCCACCGTCCAAATGCCCTCAGGGATGCCCGTGGGAACAGTCGCTATTGGAAAGACAGGAGCAGTGAATAGTGCCTATTTGGCGATGCAGATTTTGGCCCTTGGCAATGATGAGCTAGCGGGCAAACTCAAAGAGGATCGCGTGATGAAGGCCAAAAATGTGGAGCTTGATTCCGCAGAGATTGAGGTTTTGCTCTAG
- a CDS encoding damage-control phosphatase ARMT1 family protein has protein sequence MKARSECFICLLKQAHATAKIAGKNEEETKGVVLSVASILHSLDPEGTPPLLAVEVYERIGEMLNESDPYAAIKAHSIKIAREMVARLGEIPEELSPCERLAMALKIAVLGNVIDYGAQESFCVQEESKTLFETPWAKEAIALFYEQLLGAKRIVYLGDNAGENIFDRVLLGEMKRLNPQASIHYFTRGRAIINDLTYEEAKGCEMESLCTLVDSGVPSPGFIYALATKEAQGLYDEADLILSKGMGNFEVLEDSKDPRLFMLFKVKCEVVAKHLGIPLGGLVFAHSPSLF, from the coding sequence GTGAAGGCAAGGAGTGAGTGTTTCATCTGTCTGCTCAAACAGGCGCACGCTACGGCCAAAATCGCAGGCAAGAACGAAGAAGAGACCAAAGGGGTTGTTCTAAGCGTCGCTTCGATTCTCCACTCTCTAGACCCTGAAGGAACACCTCCGCTTTTAGCGGTCGAGGTGTATGAGAGGATAGGAGAGATGCTTAATGAGAGCGATCCTTATGCCGCCATCAAGGCGCACTCCATAAAGATTGCCAGAGAGATGGTAGCGCGCTTGGGTGAGATTCCTGAGGAGCTCTCTCCTTGCGAGCGCCTAGCGATGGCGCTCAAAATCGCGGTGCTTGGAAATGTGATTGATTATGGGGCACAGGAGAGCTTTTGTGTCCAAGAGGAATCCAAGACTCTCTTTGAGACCCCTTGGGCCAAGGAGGCGATTGCGCTCTTTTATGAGCAGCTTTTAGGCGCCAAACGAATCGTCTATCTAGGCGATAATGCAGGGGAGAATATTTTTGATAGAGTTCTTCTTGGCGAAATGAAGCGCCTCAATCCCCAAGCCTCCATTCACTATTTCACAAGAGGACGAGCCATCATTAACGACCTCACCTATGAGGAGGCCAAAGGATGCGAGATGGAATCGCTCTGCACTTTGGTGGACAGCGGCGTTCCAAGTCCTGGGTTTATCTATGCGCTTGCCACCAAAGAGGCGCAGGGGCTTTATGATGAAGCTGATCTCATTCTCTCCAAGGGGATGGGGAATTTTGAGGTGCTCGAAGATTCTAAAGATCCACGCCTCTTTATGCTTTTTAAGGTCAAGTGCGAAGTGGTGGCAAAGCATTTAGGAATTCCCTTGGGAGGGTTGGTTTTTGCCCATTCACCCTCTCTTTTCTAA
- a CDS encoding pseudouridine synthase family protein, which yields MEKAYKLLSHQQRISHREAKILIDRGMVSVGGMKVKIARGLFPLGTKFSIQEAPKPKILMQDENLLAIDKPPFIASEELLKEHKEKGWTLLHRLDKETSGVILLVQEGSEFQKSAKAEFKAQKVYKEYVAIVEGMIPEEREITKPILTTKGHFAKSKISKEGESAYTKIEPLAYEGKQTQLKVIIKTGRTHQIRVHLASINHPIIGDTLYGGKNAKRILLHARKIALLGYEIESTLPREFSLLK from the coding sequence ATGGAAAAAGCCTATAAGTTACTCAGCCACCAACAAAGAATCTCTCACCGAGAGGCAAAAATTCTCATTGATCGAGGGATGGTGAGCGTGGGGGGGATGAAGGTAAAGATCGCACGCGGACTTTTTCCTTTGGGGACAAAATTCTCCATCCAAGAGGCGCCTAAGCCCAAAATTTTGATGCAAGATGAGAATCTTTTAGCGATTGACAAACCCCCTTTTATCGCTTCTGAGGAGCTTCTCAAAGAGCACAAAGAGAAGGGGTGGACGCTCCTCCATCGACTGGACAAAGAGACGAGTGGGGTGATTTTGCTTGTCCAAGAGGGGAGCGAGTTTCAAAAGAGTGCCAAGGCGGAATTCAAGGCGCAGAAGGTCTATAAAGAGTATGTAGCGATTGTGGAGGGGATGATTCCTGAGGAGCGAGAGATCACCAAGCCTATCCTCACCACTAAGGGGCATTTTGCTAAAAGCAAAATTTCTAAAGAGGGGGAGAGCGCCTACACCAAGATCGAGCCCTTGGCCTATGAGGGGAAGCAGACCCAACTCAAAGTGATCATCAAGACGGGTCGAACGCATCAGATTCGAGTCCATTTAGCGAGCATCAACCATCCCATTATCGGAGATACACTCTATGGAGGGAAGAATGCGAAGCGGATTCTCCTCCACGCCAGAAAAATCGCTCTGCTGGGTTATGAGATCGAATCAACCCTTCCTAGGGAATTCTCTTTATTGAAATAG
- a CDS encoding Nif3-like dinuclear metal center hexameric protein — protein sequence MPKIAEVLGFLEEISPLALQEPWDNSGLLVGSGGEEVNSIYVALEATLKLVESLPPHSLLITHHPLLFKPLKALLWEEYPANILRALIQKNLSLIALHTNFDQTHLGRYVASEVLGFSGVEMEGYVGYFPLKMSTHELASHLKRALGLERIATVGQERYLERGAIITGSGGSLAPSIKADALLTGDIKYHDAMIAKSLGINLFDIGHYESERFFGEILASVLKKHLNHLIEIANIDKEIDSFEPRITKIREELNKVLAKKEELTKEIAILGDDRRDIELKTQKNELHLEELSSKLEEIAKKGKAIKTEKEMKALSLEEEIAKEQVTFANEEIARLEKLKESKEEEIKGYEEQISILSEEQKNIEQAVQSQVEEIEAERTKVFKAKEALVVKMDQKIIAFYEKIRKWAKNASVVPVRKQACGGCFIKINDKIYAEVIKSEDIVTCPHCGRILYAEIQA from the coding sequence GTGCCAAAAATCGCTGAGGTTCTGGGGTTTTTAGAGGAGATCTCTCCTCTTGCACTCCAAGAACCATGGGATAACAGTGGACTTTTGGTGGGCTCTGGGGGCGAGGAGGTCAACTCTATTTATGTAGCGCTAGAGGCCACACTAAAGCTAGTGGAATCGCTTCCCCCTCACTCTCTCCTCATCACTCACCACCCGCTTCTTTTTAAGCCCCTCAAGGCGCTTCTTTGGGAGGAGTACCCCGCCAATATTTTGAGAGCCCTCATCCAAAAGAATCTCTCCCTCATCGCTCTCCACACGAACTTTGACCAGACGCATCTAGGGCGTTATGTCGCTTCGGAGGTTTTGGGATTTTCGGGCGTGGAGATGGAGGGATATGTGGGCTATTTCCCTCTCAAGATGAGCACCCATGAGCTCGCCTCTCATCTCAAAAGAGCCTTGGGATTAGAAAGAATCGCCACAGTGGGCCAAGAGCGCTACTTGGAGCGCGGAGCCATCATCACAGGAAGCGGAGGCTCTCTAGCTCCCTCCATCAAGGCCGATGCTCTCTTGACAGGGGACATCAAATATCATGACGCGATGATTGCCAAGAGCCTAGGGATTAACCTCTTTGACATCGGGCATTATGAAAGTGAGCGATTTTTCGGGGAGATTCTCGCTTCCGTTTTGAAAAAACATCTAAACCACTTGATCGAAATCGCCAACATCGATAAAGAGATCGATTCTTTTGAGCCAAGAATCACCAAAATCCGCGAGGAGCTCAATAAGGTGCTCGCCAAAAAAGAGGAGCTCACCAAAGAGATCGCCATCCTAGGGGATGACAGGCGAGACATTGAGCTAAAGACTCAAAAGAATGAACTCCACCTTGAAGAGCTCTCCAGCAAACTTGAAGAGATCGCCAAGAAGGGCAAAGCGATCAAGACCGAGAAAGAGATGAAAGCGCTTAGCCTCGAAGAGGAGATTGCCAAAGAGCAGGTCACCTTTGCCAATGAAGAGATTGCGCGCCTAGAGAAGCTCAAAGAGAGCAAAGAGGAGGAGATCAAAGGCTATGAAGAGCAGATTTCTATCCTGAGTGAAGAGCAAAAGAACATTGAACAGGCGGTGCAGAGCCAAGTTGAAGAGATTGAAGCGGAGCGCACCAAGGTCTTCAAGGCCAAAGAGGCGCTCGTGGTAAAGATGGATCAAAAGATCATCGCTTTCTATGAGAAGATCCGTAAATGGGCGAAAAACGCGAGCGTTGTTCCTGTACGAAAGCAGGCTTGCGGAGGGTGCTTTATCAAAATCAATGATAAAATCTATGCCGAAGTGATCAAGAGCGAAGATATTGTCACTTGCCCTCACTGCGGCCGAATCCTCTACGCTGAGATTCAAGCCTAA
- a CDS encoding DUF3972 domain-containing protein, protein MDTWLEIEEFCRVTNLSRERVEEMAKEGTLRSKTQEGKTLIEASSGANAVISKVETSVISAASAPLDTTFVEKTIGTILSLHEKVLEAKDESIGSLKGENQFLKEALFSMQDVYDEDKKTIQALREQLKIAQEEIEFMRRKYKLMWGKVADLSPKGAGEGKE, encoded by the coding sequence ATGGATACATGGTTAGAGATCGAAGAGTTTTGTCGTGTGACCAATCTCTCTCGCGAGCGCGTGGAAGAGATGGCCAAAGAGGGAACGCTTAGGAGCAAAACCCAAGAGGGAAAGACGCTCATTGAGGCTTCCAGTGGCGCTAACGCCGTCATTTCTAAGGTTGAAACCAGTGTAATCTCTGCCGCCTCGGCTCCCTTAGACACCACCTTTGTGGAGAAGACTATCGGGACGATTCTAAGCCTGCACGAAAAGGTGCTAGAGGCCAAGGATGAGTCGATAGGCTCTCTCAAAGGGGAGAATCAATTCCTCAAAGAGGCGCTCTTTTCGATGCAAGATGTCTACGATGAGGACAAAAAAACGATCCAAGCGCTCCGTGAACAGCTCAAAATCGCCCAAGAGGAGATTGAGTTCATGAGGCGCAAATACAAGCTCATGTGGGGAAAAGTGGCCGATCTCAGTCCAAAGGGGGCGGGTGAAGGCAAGGAGTGA